One genomic window of Magnolia sinica isolate HGM2019 chromosome 3, MsV1, whole genome shotgun sequence includes the following:
- the LOC131239083 gene encoding dirigent protein 23-like, which translates to MALITLVQLTIVALFTPMVASSEVQHIKKTNMVFYMQDWGTGPNPTAISVAGRNRTSSTITSFGTIIAIDDAVTEGLDRKSKEVGRARGIYVTSALDASEVHLLFSVLFTNEKYNESTLEIQGSDRANLKQREVSVVSGTGLFRYAKGYAVLETAYIDLPNLNAAIKFNVTVRHP; encoded by the coding sequence ATGGCCCTCATCACATTGGTGCAATTGACCATTGTGGCACTATTCACACCCATGGTGGCTAGCTCTGAAGTCCAGCACATCAAGAAGACCAATATGGTGTTCTACATGCAAGATTGGGGGACAGGTCCGAATCCGACCGCCATTTCGGTAGCCGGTCGGAACCGCACATCTTCGACAATAACCAGCTTTGGAACTATCATAGCAATCGACGATGCTGTAACCGAAGGCCTGGATCGAAAATCAAAGGAGGTGGGACGGGCACGCGGTATATATGTGACCTCTGCATTGGACGCTTCCGAAGTCCACTTATTGTTCTCGGTCCTCTTTACTAATGAGAAGTACAATGAGAGCACACTGGAGATACAAGGGTCCGACCGAGCCAACCTCAAGCAGAGGGAGGTTTCGGTGGTGTCCGGCACCGGCTTGTTTCGGTATGCCAAGGGCTATGCTGTCTTAGAGACTGCCTACATTGACCTTCCCAACCTCAATGCAGCGATCAAGTTCAATGTAACCGTTCGACACCCTTGA
- the LOC131239084 gene encoding dirigent protein 23-like gives MALITLVQLTIVALFTPMVASSEVQHIKKTNMVFYMQDWGTGPNPTAISVAGRNLTSSTITSFGTIIAIDDAVTEGLDRKSNELGRARGIYVTSALDASEVHLLFSVLFTNEKYNESTLEIQGSDRANLKQREVSVVSGTGLFRYAKGYAVLETAYIDLPNLNAAIKFNVTVRHP, from the coding sequence ATGGCCCTCATCACATTGGTGCAATTGACCATTGTGGCACTATTCACACCCATGGTGGCTAGCTCTGAAGTCCAACACATCAAGAAGACCAATATGGTGTTCTACATGCAAGATTGGGGGACAGGTCCAAATCCGACCGCCATTTCGGTAGCCGGTCGGAACCTCACATCTTCGACAATAACCAGCTTTGGAACTATCATAGCAATCGACGATGCTGTAACCGAAGGCCTGGATCGAAAATCAAATGAGTTGGGACGGGCACGCGGTATATATGTGACCTCAGCATTGGACGCTTCCGAAGTCCACTTATTGTTCTCGGTCCTCTTTACTAATGAGAAGTACAATGAGAGCACACTGGAGATACAAGGGTCCGACCGAGCCAACCTCAAGCAGAGGGAGGTTTCGGTGGTGTCCGGCACCGGCTTGTTTCGGTATGCCAAGGGCTATGCTGTCTTAGAGACTGCCTATATTGACCTTCCCAACCTCAATGCAGCGATCAAGTTCAATGTAACCGTTCGACACCCTTGA